DNA from Ziziphus jujuba cultivar Dongzao chromosome 2, ASM3175591v1:
aatataaagtaaataataagaagaaaaagaactcAAAGAAACCATGATAATATGTATCATCCATAATGTATGTTATCTGGTTTATAATAGAAATGATTTGCATGTGCTATGCTAGCTGTGAATGTATTATATGCATGTGCTTTATTTGTccctttaatattaaaataaaagttgtaCGAACCTTATAAGCAATTGCTTTCTTCTCAAATGAAGAAACAGACACAAAAAGAATATGACATACCCACCTTCCTCTCCTAGAATTCTGCCTACAGGAATTAGACCATCCTTTTGAGCCAGTTTCTTTCACATGATCAAGATATGCTTTAGAATAGAAGTCCCCTTAATAACTCTTCTTTATATACTTACTAGAAAAATCTAGTGGGGGTTTTGATTAACAAGTAAGAATTGGAAATTTACCCTCCTTTTACAATCATTTTTTGGTTTGGTAACCTAACGTTCCATTTTATGAATTCTAACTATGATCCTGTACTATAGTACAAGTAgatttgaaaaatgataaagaaaagTTGCATATACCAATGAAGGGCTTTTATGACTGTTATAAAGTGATTACTATATTAAGTAAAAGAAAGATTAATAGAGGATTGCAAGCCTAAGAAGATCTACCATTGTCCTTTTCTTTTCGGATGGCTTTTGTTTACTAAGAAAAGTTTTTCCAATATTAAGGTTGTAAGTTGCTTCTTAGTTTGCTTCAAAACCAACACTAACGATGAAAACATGTCTAATTTGGCTCTTacttttgggaatttttttgagttgtttaaacaaaaagaaagcaaaagggAAATatctttatgttattttattgagTTCTTTGAACAACAAAAATATCTTCTCTTGTGTCTATTTCATTGAATactttttaagtaaaaaaaataatttcgtgGGTTACACTTTTTGTTATCAAACCAATTACTTTCACTTTTCTTtccaaacaaatttttaaaaaaaaaattttaaaaaaaaagggaaaatgttTCAAGCATAATGAGCTAATTTTCTCCATGGGGCATAGCAAGTTGAAGCAAAACGTGTTGGTATGAAATTTCTAGGTTGCAACCGTGTGTTCTGGAGGGATACACTTCCTTCCAGGTTCTACCTACCTCACCACCAATTGAATTTCAACAAAGCATAAACTTCTTCTTCAATCATCTTTATTGAAATTGACCATTTATCACATATTCTTATTCAAAactcttttatgaaattttttttcttaaaaacattTATCAGAAAATAAATCTTCATATAAAAATGGATTATTGATGGCTAAATTTCAGATGGGTTTTGCACCTAGCGCTCATTTGAGCGCAACTACATGTGAAAATCAGTCATGACAAGATGTTTTGTCTTAGAATGATAATGGCTAGCTTGGGACAATCACAGACTTGTATATGGACcataaatatgtgtatatatatatatatatatatttttttttttttgtggttttatatatatatatatatatattatttttttggtggtttttttCAGACTATgcatttttttcattgtttgaTTAGCAACCAAAAACTCAAAAAGATTTATAATCAGGTGGAGCACCATGATGTGAACTATTGATCAAATCAGGGGGCACTAAGTCGTACAAATGTTTCTGCTTTTAACAACAGCAAGCATAGAATAATACGTGTTCATGAACATGAACCAAAAAATACCATCCTCGCCGAAGAACCCTTTTCTTTCAAGCTTCTATCTATTAGAACCCCAAGTGAAAGGACTTAAAAAGTAGTCCTTTTTACACCAGGAAACAAACAATAAGAATGAGAAAAACAGAAAGggttttccatattttttttttttttttttttttggtcctctCAAAGAAGCTTGTAGATTAAGGTATAACTGGACCAAATTGTTATAAGGTAGCGTGTAGGCtgataaaactaattaaaattaaattataaataaataaataagggaaATGGATAAGCACATTTGACCAAACTTTGATGTCCATGGTTTTTGAATATTCAATGGGGTATTTTTTTAACAGCTAATGTTGCTTGTTTTTTTTGCCATTCTTTATTGTTTCTGTTCTGCTAAAGCAAacacaaatttttaaaagactTGTATATAAAGCACAAGCACCAAAACTTTGTAAAGAACTTTcaaaactcctttttttttttcttggtattgTTTTCCATCATGGTTCTTTTGGTTCCAAAGATTGGCAAACTCTATACCAAACAGGAAAGTCATCATCTTGGCTGCAAGTCAGAAGCTTTATCATCTGCTTTAGAGGCTTTTAGATCCGATGTTTCGAATGGTTTGAACAAGCTGTCAGTGAATTCAAAACCCAGGTTGGAAATTCTATCATTTTCATGGATTCAGCAATGTTTTGAGCTCATCAACATCATCAACAAAGCTTTTGCCAAACTAGTTGTGGACATAGACTGTCCTATGAACAAATGGGAAGCTGCTTCTGTGGAAGAATATCTGAAATACAGCTTGAATTTGCTGGAACTTCTCAATTCAATTAGTTTATCTATTTCAAATCTTGGACACTCCAGGCTTAGAATCTCTCATGCTTTGAGCCTTGTGGAGGAATCTCCTTCTTTGGCTATAGAGAGTCTGAAAGCAAGTCATACTATGAATTCCAGCAAGGAATTCAaaaggaatatgaataaagaagatggaaaagaaaAGTCTTACTCAGGAAAGGAAAGAGTCATCCATGAAGCTATGATTGTTATGGAGAGCATGGGATTTTGGATATGTGGGATTTTGCTATCTGGTATATGTGGGGATGAAAAGCCATACTCAGAGATGAGAAAATTTTCCAGTCGGTTGGTagttttttcttcatttccgAGATTAGATTCGAGTATTTGCGAGGCAATAATGGAGAAAAAGAGTGAGTTGGTAGAGTTGAAAGAGCTTAAAGATGCAGAGGCTTGCCTTGTTGCTGCTATAACCATAGGGAAGTACAGAGATGGAGCTGAGGAATTGCAAAGAAGATTAGAGAAATTTGAGAAGCTGCTGGAGGGTTTAGGTAAGGAAGTAGATCATGTTTTCAAGGAGGTTTTGAATGGAAGAAACCAATTGCTCAAAAGCCTGCAACagagaaaacaataattttcaattgcttTAGCTTTTCTTTGtacaaaaatttaatgttttatCTTTCTATgtatcttatttgttttgatTGGAATCGTGTATAATCTTCTTCCTCATAGAAAGACCTTCCATATTCTGAAAAATAGCTAATATTCATGGTGTAAAATGATTTTGtgaattacccaaaaaaaaaaaaaatgattgatcTTGTGGTTTCGTGATTCTGTTTACTGTTTATATTCTTCAATTGAATGGTTTGCAGAATGATTTTAAGTTTATCATGTCAATCTGGTCTTGAAATGTTTGTTATTAGAacatgtaatgaaatataagaaGTTCATAATTGCGTCTGTAAATCCCATGAAGCATTTTGCAactcctttttattttccttttctgtttttcttcttttctttttcttttttcttttttcttttttcttttttttttttttcttttttactcttCGTAAAGGATAGAAAGATGAATTtgcaaacaaaagaaagaaaaagagaacctACAGGCCATTTTGTTGCATGCTTttaaacccccaaaaaaaaaaaaaaaaaaaaaagtctacaaTTTGCAatatccaaaaccaacaacttaaAAAACTGGTGTGACAACTAGAAAATTTTCTCCTCCACCTGAACTGGCAGAATATAGAAACACCATCTCCATTTCTAAATTTGGCATTGCTTTTGGATCCtacatttttctaaaatggctaATGTTACTTTTTCAACAATCTCTGCTAAACTTGAATCAACTGTACTAAATTCCTGTTCTGTTGATTCTGTGcaagaaaaattacaaatgaAAAAACGATCACAGAAGTCCCAATTGGCTTCCCGAGTCACTGGAGTGAATTTCCCCCTCGTGGATCTTCTTCTTGTGATAAACATCACTTGCCAGCCTGAAAAAGCCAGTGTATAAATATGATATGCAATTCAGTAGCCGAAGAAGAATACCAAAACTGTAAGTTCTAACTGAAAAATTGCCACTTCCAAGTAGTATAGCATGAAAGGAAGTCTTCAATTATATGTATCAAGATCTAAGAATGAGCATGGATCAGATAGAACATTGAAAATGTATTATACTAAAAACTTATGTGAATAATCTACTTGGTTAAAACTGTCAAGGATGCAGAATAAGCAACAAAACAATTTTTCAGTTTAGTTAAAGGTTTAATGACATAAGAAAGAAGGATTACCCCAAGTGCAATGTGGTATCTGAATCTCCTTTCTCAACTgcaaaattggaggacaagtCTGTATTCAAGATACCATGGTTTACAAGTGAACTTCTCTTCTCAATAGGGTAGTATTCGAGATAGGATGGAACTGGGTACTCTGTTTGTGGAAATAGGCATCGAAGCTCTTCAACCTACAAAAAATAGCCAGAAAAAAGCTTTTAATATATCACCCAAAAGCAAGTTAATTTCACAAATTCTATTCAGCATGAAGACAAGTTTTTGCCTGTCTGCGCAAGGTTTCATTTTCCAATACAGCACGCTGTTCCTGAAAACAAAGAATTGAACAAATATATTACCCTTAAGTATTCTTTGTTGTAAACAGCAATaattataaactcataaaacatataataataataataataaagttaaacTCTTATCAAGAAGCCAACTTCCCGAACTATAACTAAAGGTTTGCAAGTTTTAGATGGGCCATGTACCTGTACTATTGATTGCTCTAGTTGCTCCATGAGTAACTGCTCCTGAAATGGTAGACATCTATTAAGGCCTTTCAAACTGTTTTTCATATTAGTTGACGTAATACCTAATATgaactcccaaaaaaaaaaaaaaaagataaagaggaAGATTGAATATGCAGACCTTCCTCTCCTTCACTGACAACAATCCATCATTTAGTTGCTGTTCTAGGTGCTGTAATTCTCTCAGGGTTAAGCCAGTAAGGTCCTTACCCAATAGATGTCTACAGAATCAGAAGATTCAATGTTATACATGATGAGGATCTTGTAGTGGGGAAGAATCTAATACCAATAAACCAAAGGAAACATACAATTGCTTCTTTTGTAGCTTTGCAATTTCCTCTTTTAGAACATCCGCCTCCTTAGAATCTTgtttctgaaaaataaaaacaaaataccaTCATTAGAAGCATATTAACAAAATCTGAGGACAGAAGGGTATTCTCAAAGAAGCTATTGAAACTGTCCACCAAGCCTCATGTATGACCATTTTGTTAAACCCTACATCTTCTTCAGTTGAACATTGTGCATCAACACATATCTTTCATTAAATTAGGCAAACTGAACAGGATGTCAATGTAATGTTACAATGCATTTGTTTGGACATCTCTTTCTCTTTACCTAAATTCTATGAGAAACCATACCTCGTCGTGATCTTGTTATAGAAGAAAGAGGAATAGTTTGTCACAACAAGAACTAAAACTAAGACAACAAAAATCACCAAGAGTAACAAGGCCGGCATGTTTCATTGAATACCTCCATCTTGTATTCTACAACAGCAGTCTCAGGAGAATCTAGACATTTGTTGTATCTTGAGAGTGTTCGCTTCATTCTGCAAAAAGTTAGTGAAAATAAACATCCATAGGCGTTGTTTTTGGCAAATGAAGCATGCATTTGAACTCCATCTGCAGCCTGCCCATATCATATAGAAGTTTGCAATCATCATAGGCTAACATAACTACTACTGAAAATCTTCTACCTACAAATCGTTCCAATTCCTTCCTCCAGTAAATTTCCTAAATAATCAACATAACCTATGTTTCAGAGAATAGAATGTGAATGCACCTTTGAACTTGACTTGTCATAGCAATTCAATTTCACAAGTCATGAAAGCAAAAGaattcatcaaaatttaatatgtgTTCAACAAGAAAAACTTGAACCATGTAATCATCCCCAATAAAATCCACTGGACTGCAGCATTGGGACCAAAAACTTTAAACTCTACAGAACTTTTTAACCTCGATAAAACATTAAGAGAGATCATCCAGCAAATATAACTGCACAAAATAGATCAAAGGTTAACCCGTTCATTCAAAGCAGGGTTCATCAAATTCTGATCAGGAAGACCCTCACAAAGCCAAGCATTATAGTACTTAGAATGCTCCAATGTAAAAGCATATTTGGGAATGGGGTAATCCTCAAAGCTGCCCAAGTTTAACAGAATCTCACTGAAAATAGACTTCGAACTTTAAAGATCATATTTTTCCATGGAGAAAAAAAATGGCTTTTTAGCATGATTCTAGTATGCTTCAACAGTAACAAGAAAATGTGAGAAtcgttttttctttcttttcaacaaAGGCATACGATACAGAACCAaaaaatcccttttttttttttaaggagaaAAACTAGAGAAATGCCATAGCTAAAAAAGGCCATACTGAGGCTTTAAATTAAcaatggttgaaaaaaaaaataataataataataaaataaaagaacagaGCATCTTAAAAACCAAGCACATGCAAGTACAAGCAACAATGAAAATTCAGAAGCAGTAGCAGCAGCTGTAGCTACTGCAAATACCTCAGATAATTCCTGTAAAGCTATGAAAAGTCCAATCAAAATAggccaaaataaaaacattgaaATCCTCCCTAAAATGACAGAGTACAAAatctcaaccaaaaaaaaaaaaaaaaaaaaatggctctAAACACATGACCAAGAACACATGCAAGAATCCCAAACCATCAGAAATGAAAAAtctcagagaaaaaaaaaaaccaggaAAAACATACCCAGAACTAGAAAACTCAAAAAGCTTGCCGGTGTTAGAGAAGATAATAACAGCAACCTCGGCATCACAAAGGATAGCCAATTCCTGAGCTTTCTTGAGCAGTCCAGCGCGTCTTTTAGAGAATGTGACTTGCCTGCTATTTGCATTCTCAATCCTCTTGATCTCAATCTTCCCCCTACCCATTTTTCCAAATATCCAATTGATCAAAACCCAGAAAAAAGAAACTTCAAAGAaaccaaaacacacacacacacacacacagaacACAGATTTCAATTCCAAAGTCTTaatgggtttttctttttctctctctttgaaattttattttttaaaagaaaagagtACAATCTCTCTCTTAACCCATTTGGGTTTTCTGCTAAACTTGGGAAAGAGGGTGTGCGAGATTGCTAAATTTAGAGTGGGGAGAAGATAAAGGGGCGTGTAtatgaaagagagagaaagagagagcgtTTTTTACCCCAAATGGCGAGAGCTTGGAAACGGCAAGCTTGCAtggctctgtatactatttagAGTTGTGCATGACTCTTTTTTGCCACATTTAGAGTGATTTGGTGTTAATAGGTCTCTGGTTGGGTCCCACAAactatcttttttcctttttttaatttgagttCCTCAGTCAGTCTGTCCTGTGGGTCCCACTTTTCAGCTcaatgaaaacaaatttaattatttttaaatttttattattattttgggattCAAATTTGgtagtttttataattatagttgcTACATATAGTAAAGCTACTGCCAAATATAGAGAAAGAGGCAGTGGGGCTATTTTGtgttctttgctgttttagggATGTGGGGGAGGAAGTGCAAATTGCTATCCTTTTTCCTACATTTATACAGTTTTTGGTCAATTGGGTCTGTTGTGGCCCCCACTtgtgttttctaaatttattttaggttttttaatctattttccCACAATAATTAGTTTTTTGTTACATTTAAGTGTTGGATTTGGTAAAAGCCACTCTAAAATTTAGAggaaatttttctttatttttgtttttccctaaGTATTTGCTGTTTTGGGAAGGAGTTCAATTTTAGTGTCAAATTAGTGCCTTCTACTTATAGAAAAGTTGCTAACAGGGTTTGTAACATTTTTGTAATTTCACATTTTAGTAAAAATGCCcaaaatgatattatatttatatctgtatatatatatatataggttttctGAAAAGGAAAACTGTCTGTTTTTGGAGGGGTGCTGCATTAAATCTGTTGCTACATTTAGAACTTTGGGTTTTGATTACCTTATGGTTTTAATTGCCTTCTTTTATTTGCTAGATATGGaactttgttccttttttttttttttttttttaatttccttcttCATCTATTTGCATAATTATCCCCTAACTTCCTCTTTAACTAGCCTAcgtttttgggttttcttcaTTAATGGGGAATTCTTAATTTtggtgttatttattttgatgctGTATATCTATATGCATTATGTCCTTCTATTTATATGGGTAAAGACTCAATTTAcagttttaattatttatagtgTGGCATAAGATGCTGCCAACTGCCAAGCATAATATCATCAAATTCttaactaaataattttttttccaaaaaaaaaaaaaaaatcccatcaaTTTTGAAGTGCCTCTTTCATAGTCTTCTCAAATTTTAAGAGCAaatctgaaaattaaaaaaaaaataaaaaaaatctagaagaCTAATGTGattatcctttaattttaaatataacaaatgggtaaaaaataatcaaaatagaataaataatatgattaataatatgGGTTGTGGCTTCCCAAAAAAGGAAGTATCCAATTTTAGAAAAGATaagatttatataaatctttAGTACGActaaagagaaattaattacctttttcaaaaaaaaaaaaaaagagaaattaattacCTGCTGAACTACCCCaataatttccaaaatataactgtttctttttcctttttattttttatttatttatatcctttttttttttggggggacgTCCAAGAAAAGTAACCGTTttgaattatgatttttaattttaaattattcattCTTCGATGATAATACCTTTTTTTATCCGATtgaaaatattacaatattagATTTAATAGATGACATTTAGATGGATgaaatcacttaaaaaaaaaaaaaaaggaaaaaaaagatgattagACATAATTGGATGGCC
Protein-coding regions in this window:
- the LOC132800590 gene encoding protein BPS1, chloroplastic-like; the protein is MVLLVPKIGKLYTKQESHHLGCKSEALSSALEAFRSDVSNGLNKLSVNSKPRLEILSFSWIQQCFELINIINKAFAKLVVDIDCPMNKWEAASVEEYLKYSLNLLELLNSISLSISNLGHSRLRISHALSLVEESPSLAIESLKASHTMNSSKEFKRNMNKEDGKEKSYSGKERVIHEAMIVMESMGFWICGILLSGICGDEKPYSEMRKFSSRLVVFSSFPRLDSSICEAIMEKKSELVELKELKDAEACLVAAITIGKYRDGAEELQRRLEKFEKLLEGLGKEVDHVFKEVLNGRNQLLKSLQQRKQ
- the LOC132799106 gene encoding agamous-like MADS-box protein AGL15 — its product is MGRGKIEIKRIENANSRQVTFSKRRAGLLKKAQELAILCDAEVAVIIFSNTGKLFEFSSSGMKRTLSRYNKCLDSPETAVVEYKMEKQDSKEADVLKEEIAKLQKKQLHLLGKDLTGLTLRELQHLEQQLNDGLLSVKERKEQLLMEQLEQSIVQEQRAVLENETLRRQVEELRCLFPQTEYPVPSYLEYYPIEKRSSLVNHGILNTDLSSNFAVEKGDSDTTLHLGLASDVYHKKKIHEGEIHSSDSGSQLGLL